The genomic interval ttacagctgtgagtctttttgggtaagtcttcAAGAGCATTGCACACtgggattgtacaatatttgcccattattcttttccaTATTCTTCAAGCTATCTTAAATTGGCtgttgataattgctagacagacattttaagTCTTGCCGTAGAtcttcaagccgatttaagtcaaaaccgtAACTTGGCCACTCAACATTCAATGCCATCTTGGTTAGCAAGTCTCTTggttagatttggccttgtgatttaggttattgtcctgttgaaaggtgaatttgtctcccagtgtccaTTGTGTgcattggaaagcagactgaaccaggttttcctataagactttgcctgtgcttagctgttAGCTATTTTTATTTTCAGGACTAAAAGtttatttctttgccacatttacttaagtgtcttgttgcaaacatgatGATTATGGAATATTTTTgattctatacaggcttccttcttttccctctgtcaattaggttaatattgtggcgtaactacaatgttgttgatccatcctcagttttctcatatcacaaccattaaacccTGTAACTGTTTTTAAATCATCACTGGCCTtgtggtgaaattcctgagcggttttcttcctctcctgcaactgGAAGGAaggttaggaaggatgcctgtatctttgtagtgactgggtgcccttctttgcaaggcattggaaaacctccctagtctttgtggttgaatctgttcttGAAAAATCATTActtgattgagggaccttacagataattgtacagtATGGGTTACACACActtcatttttaattaatacaaaaatatatataaaaccaaaattccactttgactttaTGTGTGTAGGGCAGATACAcaaaattcaagctgtaacacaacaaaacgtggaaaaagtaaaggggtgtgaataatttctgaaggctctgtataggAAACCGTCTTTGGTATCTGACAGAATGATCCAAACCCATTGTATTTTAAATAAGATTTCatcaaatataacttttttgaatGAGAATATTACGTGCATGTTTTACTCTGTTCACATCACTGTGTTCATATCATATAAAAAAAACAAGGAATTAATTGTGGTGAAATGAATTAAGGCATCAAAAGGTGAATAAAGAGAGACACAAATCAACAGAGATGAGTCGAGCAAGCAAAAAAGCCTCCTCTTcataggacagtacagtacatactacAGTACAGCCCTTGTTGGAGAAAGACAAGGGACAGGGAATTGCACTGTACCTGAGTTTGAATGCGATTGAGGCCCCTGAACCAGAGGATCTGCCCTCGACGCAGCTCCCTCTCGGCATGGTCAATCTCTTGCTCATCATCTGCCATGTCATCATCAATCATCTCCTCCTTACCGAGCGCATGACCAGCCTCCTTCAGACAGGGCAGGCGGCTGGTGGGTACCGTGGTGATGAGCTGTTTGGGCCAGGGTCAGTGTTAGTTGACAAGGGGAAGAACACAACTTGTAAAACAAAGGGTTTCGGTCTGGGTCTgggtattacatgctgaccaaacgTCTGCGTACGCCATcgtgcgcatgttgattttgtccacccacaccagacatgatcaggacacgcaggttgaaatatcaaaatgaactctgaaccaactatattaatttggagacaggttgaaaagcattaaacatttatggcaatttagatagctagcttgcttttgctagctaatttgtcctgggatataaacattgggttgttattttacctgaaatgcacaaggtcctctactccaacaattaatctaTAGATGAAAGGGTAAACCGAGTTCATTTCTAggaatctctcctccttcaggcttcttcttattctttggactttatatggcgttTGGCAACCAaatttaaggtgcattaccactaccaactggactggagtgggAAActcagttcgtctttcaatcacccacatgggtataggCTCCTAAAAACCAATTAGGAGACGGGACATGCAGGActtgcgtgtcctgatcgcgtctggagtgggtggacaaaatcaacatgcgtgcagtctggtcagcatgttaggcaGTCCTTCTTGTGTAAAAGCCAACTAAAGACTAGGTTATGGATATGTGGGTTTGTCTGTGTCAAAGACCTTAattagttcttgacacaaaaccACTGTAGAACCACAGTTTGGGTAACACATTTACATATGAACTCCAGCATAAGTACCTGTCCCCACAGCAGCTCTCCTACTCCCACGAGCAGACACCACAGCCACTGCTCCACATTGAGCGGTGTGCAGCTGAAAGGTTTCCCCCCAAACTGCACAATCACAAACTGTACAGAACAAGACACAGGATGAGAGAGATTTGATCCCAAAAAGTGGTTGCCATTGGTTAGCACAACATATCCTGTGCAACAATAATTAAGTAGTAATGATTATTAGGTACAGTATATGACATGGTTGAATAACATTACTAGTATTGCTATAATGTAAGGCAAGGATGGGCAACTTGCGGCTTGTGGGCCGCATGCTCCCCTTTTGAAAGCCCTCGGAACTCATGCGGGGTCTGAATTTACTGTTGCGAGTTAGAATAGCAGAGAGGTATGGATGTGGGCACGTAGACCTGTGAGCAACTacagcccctcatgatgagttcagattttttgtggtcctcacccccatcaaagttgcccatccctgaacgTATAAGAAGGAAACGCTTATGGTCCTCTTACCTGCATTAAAAAAGTCCCCAGCACAATACTGCAGAAAATAGGGTTGTGGAATATGCCGTCAAAAACGTTCCTTTCACCGTGGATCTTACGGGCATTGATCTCGTTGAACAGTTGCATGAGCACAAAGGTGTTGAAGATGATCGTGTAGTGCTCGGAGGGGGGAGAGTGCAGAGGGGCATTGCGTCCACTATCAATGTTGAAGATCTTCTCTCCTGAGATGGAGAGGAACACAAAAAAGATAAGTGGACAATAGAGTCACATGTAGTTAAAGATATACTTCCTACTTCCAAGCAAAGGTATACTAAATGATCATGTAAAATGCTACAAGCGAAATAGAGCACTACAGTTCCATGACTGCTTTTCCTCAACGTTTTTGTCCCTAACTATTGCCTTTTCTTacaccctcccttcctcttcccccacctccagcctccgtccctcctcccatctccagcctccgtccctcctcccatctccagcctccgtccctcctcccatctccagcctccgtccctcctcccatctccagtctccgtccctcctccaatctccagtctccgtccctcctccaatctccagcctccgtccctcctcccatctccagcctccgtccctcctcccatctccagttTCCATCCCTCCTCACATCTCCAGTCTCCATCCCTCCTCACATCTCcagtctccatccctcctcccatctccagtctccatccctcctcccatctccagtctccatccCTCCTCACATCTCCAGCCTccgtccctcctcccatctccagtctccatccctcctcacatctccagtctccatccctcctcccatctccagtctccatccctcctcccatctccagtctctgtccctcctcccatctccagtctccgtccctcctccaatctccagtctccgtccctcccttcctcttcccccacctccagcctccgtccctcctcccatctccagcctccgtctctcctcccatctccagcctccgtccctcctcccatctccagcctccgtccctcctcccatctccagcctccgtccctcctcccatctccagcctccgtccctcctcccatctccagtctccgtccctcctccaatctccagtctccgtccctcctcccatctccagcctctgtccctcctcccatctccagtctctgtccctcccatctCCAGTTtctgtccctcctcccatctctagTCTCCATCCCTCCGCCCATCTCCTGTCTccgtccctcctcccatctccagtccccgtccctcctcccatctccagaaTCCGTCCCTCCTCTTATCTCCAGTCTCCGTCCCTCATCCAGTCTccgtccctcctcccatctccagcctctgtctctcctcccatctccagtctcatccctcatccctcctcccatctccagtctccgtccctccttccatctccagcctctgtccctcctcccatctccagccttcgtctctcctccaatctccagtctcacccctcctcccatctccagtctcatcCCACCTCCCATCTCcagcctccatccctcctcccatctccagtctccatccctcctcccatctccagccTCCATCCCTTCTCCCATCACcagcctccatccatcctcccatctctagtctctgtccctcctcccatctccagcctttgtccctcctcccatctccagtctctgtccctcctcccatctccagtctctgtccctcctcccatctccagtctctgtccctcctcccatcttcagtctctgtccctcctcccatctccagtctctgtccctcctcccatctccagtctctgtccctcctcccatctccagtctccatccctcctcccatctccagcctccatccctcctcccatctctagtctccgtccctcctcccatctccagcctctgtccctcctcccatctccagtctccgtccctcccatctccagtctctgtccctcctcccatctccagtctccatccctcctcacatctccagtctccatccctcctcccatctccagtctccatccctcctcccatctccagtctctgtccctcctcccatctccagtctccgtccctcctctcatctccagtcccagtctctcctcccatctccagtccccgtccctcctcccatctccagtctcatccctcctcccatctccagcctccgtctctcctcccatctccagtctctgtccctcctcccatcttcagtctctgtccctcctcccatctccagtctctgtccctcctcccatctccagtctctgtccctcctcccatctccagtctccatccctcctcccatctccagcctccatccctcctcccatctctagTCTCcgtccccctcccatctccagcctctgtccctcctcccatctccagtctccgtccctcccatctccagtctctgtccctcctcccatctccagtctccatccctcctcacatctccagtctccatccctcctcccatctccagtctccatccctcctcccatctccagtctctgtccctcctcccatctccagtctccgtccctcctctcatctccagtcccagtctctcctcccatctccagtccccgtccctcctcccatctccagtctcatccctcctcccatctccagtctcatcccttctcccatctccagtctccatcactcctcccatctccagtctccatccctcctcccatctccagtctccatccctctacccatctccagtctccgtccctcctcccatctccagtctccgtccctcctcccatctccagcctctgtctctcctcccatctccagtctcatccctcatccctcctcccatctccagtctccgtccctcctcccatctccagtctccgtccctcctcccatctccagtctccgtccctcctcccatctccagcctccgtccctcctcccatctccagtctccgtccctcctcccatctccagtctccgtccctcctcccatctccagtctccgtctctcctcccatctccagcctctgtccttccttccatctccagcctccgtctctcctcccatctccagtctcatcCCACCTCCCATCTCcattctccatccctcctcccataTCCAGTCTCGAtatctcctcccatctccagtctccatccctcctcccataTCCAGTCTCCAtcccttctcccatctccagtctccatcccttctcccatctcatccctcctcccatctccctcctccatccctcctcccatctccagtctctgtccctcctcccatctccagtctcatcccttctcccatctccattctccatccctcctcccataTCCAGTCTCGAtatctcctcccatctccagtctccatccctcctcccatatccagtctccatccctcctcctattTCCgtttctcctcccatctccagtctccatccctcctcctatctccagcctctgtcttcctcccatctccagtctccgtccttcctcccatctccagcctctgtcttcctcccatctccagtctccgtccctcctcccatctccagcctctgtcctcctcccatCTAAAGTCTCCgtttctcctcccatctccagtctccgtcCCTCCTTCCCATCTAAAGTCTCCgtttctcctcccatctccagtctccgtttctcctcccatctccagtctccgtccctcctccattctccagtctctgtccctcctcccatctccagcctctgtcctcctcccatCTAAAGTCTCCATCCCacctcccatctccagtctccgtccctcctcccatctccagtctccgtccctcctcccatctccaccctttgtcctcctcccatctccagtaTCCgtttctcctcccatctccagtctccgtccctcctcccatctccagtctccgtccctcctcccatctccaccctctgtcctcctcccatCTAAAGTCTCCGTCCCtgctcccatctccagtctccttcccccacccccacctgtAGGCCCCTACCCTCCCCCTAGTCTCCagtctcccacctcctcctccgctGTGCGTACCTGCGAACAGCAGGGTGAAGATGATGGTGAGCTGGTAAATGGCGTGGCCCAGGATGTTCTTCATCATGGTCCGGGAGATGAGGGGGTTGTTGCGTCCGTAAGGCTTCCTCAGGAGCAGGGACTCAGTGGGTGGTTCGGTGGCTAGGGCCAGGGATGCAAAGGTGTCCATGATCAGGTTCACCCATAACATCTGGACAGCCTTCAAGGGAGAGtcctggaggggagagagagagggagggggtatggagaagagagggaggtagagggagagaaagaggcagagagaggggaggaggcaggcagagagagggaggtaacaaggagagaggcagagaggtaaagagggagagaggtagggagagatcaTTTAGCTTTAAAGCTTGTTTGGAATGTCCGTAGACCGttacctacactaccgttcaaaggtttggggtcatcgcaaaacaccagtctcaacgtcaacagtgaagaggatgctggccttctaggcagagttcctctgtccagtgtctgtgttcttttgcccatcttaatattttatttttattggccagcctgagatatggatttttctttgcaactctgcctagaaggccagcatcctggagtcgcctcttcactgttgacattgagactggtgttttgcgggtactatttattgaagctgccagttgagcacttgtgaggcatctgtttctcaaattagacactctaatatacttgtcctcttgctcagttgtgcaccggggcctcccactcctctttctattctggttagagcccgtttgcgctgTCCTTTGAAagaagtagtacacagcgttgtacgagatcttcagtttcttggcaatttcttgcatggaatagccttcatttctcagaacaagaatagactgacgagtttcagaagaaaggtctttgtttctcttccttttgagcctgtaatcaaacccacaaatgctgatgctccagatactcaactagtctaaaaaaggccagttgtattgcttaattaatcagaacaacagttttcagctgtgctaacataattgcaaaagggttttctaatgatcaattagccttttaaaattataaacttggattagctaacacaatgtgccatcggaacacaggagtgatggttgctgataatgggcctctgtacgcatacgtagatattccataaaaaatctgccgtttccagctacaataataatttacaacattaacaatgtctacactgtattttggatcaatttgatgttattttaatggacaaaaaattagcttttctttcaaaaacaaggaaatgtataagtgaccccaaacttttgaacagtagtgtatatcttTGACCATTTCCTAGTGAGTTACTTACAGTAAGTGGTCCATTTGTAATTTACACAACAGTGaattgtggtgtggtgtggagtgCGAGAGTCAGAGATGGAGTGAGTACCTGTGTGATACAGGCGCCGGTGAAGGCCACGATGACAGCCACCACGTTGACAGTGAGCTGGAACTGGAGGAACTTGGAGATGCTGTCATAGACGTTGCGGCCCCACATGACCGCCTTCACAATGCTAGAGAAGTTGTCATCAGTCAGGATGATGTCAGAGGCTTCCTTGGCTACGTCAGTACCAGCGATGCCCTACACAGAGCCACAAAAAAGAGCCACTTTAAATGTACACTGCTTTGAAAAGTATTCACAGGTCTCACATTAAAAAACAATACATGTCAGTAATACCTACTTATGTGTATGATAGTTACATAGTAGTAGTGTACTGTAAGTACTAATGTAACAATACTAAAGTACATACCATGCCTATGTAACTATATTGTAAATACATAGGGTACATTTAGTGAAATGTAGCATTAAGTATGGGATTTAATATCTCCCAAAATGTACTAAAATTACTAAAGATgggtgtcatcatcatcatcatcataatcatcatttACATGACTCACCATGGCAAAGCCAACATCGGCCTTCTTCAGGGCAGGTCCGTCGTTTGTCCCGTCCCCTGTCACTGCCACTACCTGCCGCTGCTCCAGTACAGTGCTGTCTATGATGCCTGCAGGAAGAGAAAGTTATCATTGGAAATTATACAGCTGCATGGTTTACCATCTGTTTACAAAAATCGTACTGTAGCTTTGAGTGGAGTGTCTCTGACCCACCTTTGACCAGTGTATGTTTGTCTGTAGGTGAAGACCTAGCCAGAACTCTTAGTTTGGGCCAAACCTTATCAATGCGCTCCTGCTCAACCTGTAAGAAATAAAGATTGTATTATAGGGGTATCCACAGAAACTGTTGAGTCTTGTAACACTGAGTTATTGAAGCTAATGAATTGAGTCAGGGCACTTGCATTTTTTGTCAGTAAAAGAGTATCAAACAACACATGAATGATGAACTCTACCTCTCCTTTCTCATTTCTGATTCGTCGGTTGAATTCCTTCCCGTCTATACACAGGAAGTCATCCCCAGGCTGGATGATGCCACACTTGGCAGCGATGGCGCGTGCTGTGTTGATGTTGTCACCTGTCACCATACGCACGGTGATACCTGCCCGCTGGCATTTCTTGATAGCATCTGGGACCTGGTTAGAAAAGACACCAGAGTTTTGCTAAAGACTTGGCACACCCTCTTACTTGCTGATGTACATGATACTACAGAGAAATGATTGAATATTTACTAAACCTACAACTATAACAAAACCTATCATTTGGAAACCCAGAATTAAAATCTTGCAACATTGTGATTTGTCAAAATGATCAGTGACAAAAAATCAAGGTACTGGAACAATGTTCCTTGTTAGTTGTCGCATtccagtctgttgacagacgctacgGTGCCATTTATGTTAAGTGCGTCGGTCCATGAGAGATTACAATACCTATAATTATATACCTACAGTATAACAAAACCTGTTGTGTCATCCCCACTATAATCCTAGGTTTTTACAAGTTCTTATTTagacatttttcaacagaattatCCACTTGAAATGAAGAGCAAGTAACAGGCAATTGTCATCCCTGTGGAAAAACTCCACTCCAAATCTACCTACATCTGTGAAAACAAATGCACCCCAATAGAGAATCCCTCTGCGTAAGTTCTTGGTTACCTCTGGGCGGACAGGGTCCTCGATGCCCACCACTGTGATACAGATGAGGTCACTGACGATGCCAGCCTCGTTCTCCCAGTCGGGCTCAGGGCTGGCCGGCAGGTCCTTGTAGGCCACGCAGATGGTGCGCAGGCCATCGCAGGCCATGGGCTCGATCACCTTCTTCACCATCTCGTCCCTGTCCCGCGGGCGGAAACCTCGTGGATCGCCACCACCAGCCATGATAGAGGAGcatctgagagacagagagtcaggacacagaTGCTCTGTATGTTAGGGCACAATATTAATGTTTGTCATTTTGTTTTGATCATCAATTCTCATTCAAGGCCCACTTTATCTTGAGGCTCCTACCACCCCTTGCTCTATCAAAGCTGTAGCCTCTATCAAATCCAACTTTGGGCTTCATTCAATCCGTATTGCGGAAGTTCCGCATTACAGCGTGatttaaatttaaaggcaatgttctcatgttagagactgcattcacggtaaatgctgcatatgttGGGCTCAATCGGAATCTACCTTTACAATTCTATCAAGCTTCAGCAGTagggattgaatagagccctttaTTTGTATGCGTGATTCACAAGGAAACAACTTTTCCTACTTGTCATGACAAGGCAGGCAGACAAGGCAGGCCGTCTCCAGCCTGAAAGTCAGACTCACTTCTTGAGCAGGATCTCAGAGGCCCCCTTGCTGTAGAGGCGGAAGGATCCATCAGGCAGCTGCACCACCGTGCTCATGGACTTGCGCACAGAGTTGAAGGTGTAGACCTTGTAGAGCTTCTCCTCAGGGATCTGTTCCCTCACAGGGGCATAGTCCCTCTTCAGGTCCAGGATGAAGCCAAGTAGGGCACACTCTGTCTTGTTGCCCACCTGCTTGGGTAGGCCTCCCTCCTTATCCGGGGGCTAAAAGATGAAGATACCATGTTTTTGCTCAATACGTGTGGAGGAAAAAGAGAATAGGAGACTGGGCAAAACGCACATTTGTATGTAAATTTGTATGTAAATTCTGAATTCTATGAATGGTTTATATATGTTGGGTTAACATGAACAAAATACTTTTCCATCCAAATGGCCAATAAAGATGTAAATGTCTTTGCAAGTTAACCAGAAAATAACCAGAAAATATAAAGTTGTGTCCCTTTACCATTCCGCATTACAGACATTAAAATGTGGGAGCATTCAACAATGTGCAAGTATCTATCGATCTTTCCTAATCCACCCTCTCACCATAATCTTGGAGGTGTAGGCGCTGTTGACAGCTATGGCATTGACGAGTGTGTCCAGCACTTTAGGATTCATCTGGTCAGGGTGTGGGACCTTGTGGAAGTGCTGGTCGCCCGCGTAGGCCTGCACCACGGTCATTCGGTTGGTAGTGAGGGTGCCTGTCTTGTCGGAGCAGATGGCCGTGGCATTGCCCATGGTCTCACAGGCATCCAGGTGGCGCACCAAGTTATTGTCCTTCATCATTTTCtacagggaaggaggaggaaacAGATGGAGATGGATCTTACTGTTAGGCCTCCACCTGAGAAACTACAATACAATTCAGCTGCATGTAcaatatatagtatagtgtaatCGTGCCTTGATTTTGCCATATGGGGATATTCGAGCAAAAACACGATTTAACATGATTGTCACATAATGTCTACAGCAGCGCGCACGCAGACAAGCActtgcgcacgcacacacacacacacacacacacacacacacacacacacacacacacacacacacacacacacacacacacacacacacacacacacacacacacacacacacacacaacacacattacacacacacagtttattaCCCTTACCTTGACAGAGTAGGCCAGTGATATAGTAACAGCCAGTGGCAGCCCCTCAGGCACAGCCACCACCAGCACTGTGACGCCGATGATGAAGAACTTGACAAAGTACTGCACATAGACGGGGGTACACTCAGTGAGCCACTCCCGGCCCTGCACCACAAAGGTCTCAATCACAAAGTACATCACCAGGATGATCACTGTGATGGCTGACATGACCAGGCCTGAggaagaggacagacagacacacagacatggctACTTAGATCAAAGAACAATGTGAAGAGTTTGTCGGTAGTAGAGTATGCACTGCTAGCCAACCTTGTGCATACACAGGTCAAGTCAGAGTGAACAAGCAGGCCAGCAAAAAATAGATTATGAATGCTGAACGTTTAGAATCAGCCCTCACCTGCCTTCCCGATCTGCACGGCCAGTTTAGTGAGTTTGCCCTGGAGCACAGACTTCTCTTTTTTAGGCACGTTGCCCTTTTTCTTCTCCGCTTCCACCTCCCCACCTTCAGCGCTCTTCAGGGGCTGCATCTCCATGGCAACAGCCTCATCCTGTTTCTTGGCTAAGGTTGGGGGTTGTCACAAAGTTAGGGAGTGGTTAGGACGGTTAGAGAAAAGCCAAGAGGTCTAGTGGGCGTTATcggcacaaaatggctgccatgctTCCCCCAGGTGGGTTCTACAGCTACAGTATGCAACTGTAACAGGATGTAAAGCACTTATGATACCTAATGAAAAGGGCTGTAAACATACAACCCATTATTATCAAACGTACAGGTAATATGTTTTCAACATAAATCAAGATATTGCTTCCATCTTATTTGAGAAGTAAAATGTTTTAAACTATTTTGTATAAATTATTACCTCATGCCTTCTGTTGTTTGCATAGTTCCCCAAAGGATTTACATAAAGTAGCCTACTTGAAATTATGGATGATTCCTCTGCTTTGGAATCCCCCTGTTTCTTACCTTTGTTCTGATTGTTTTCCAGTGTCCCGTCTTGCTTGCCTGAGattaggcgagagagagagaaatatctaGACTGATACATCTGAATGTGACAGACATATTGCTGCATGGGAGGCAAACATTGCTCCCCTTTTAACCCCCCTAAAGGAGTAAAAATCGAATGGGAAAATGAATAGACAAAATGAAAGTGACAGAAACGTGTGAAGAAATCGCAACGACTTATTTAAACATGTTAAACTTTTCAAAGTATTTTAcagtttgttatttatttttttcaattaCATTATAGGGGTCCACAATTTCCCATGGGAGTCCCATGGAATATCTCTAGCAAACCCCTTCACCAATCTAACTAGTCTAGTAGGGGAAACACCTACCATTCGTGATGCTGATCTGTTTTGCTTCGACTGCAGGGGTATTATTGCCCTCTGATGAGATAGTGGTTTGGGATTTGAGATAGGGACAGGGACAATAAGAGATTTTATCAAATTAAGAGACAAAAACAATCAAAACAGTAAAAAGGATGAGCAACAGAAACAACAAACAAGGAATGAAAAAAAATGAATGTATGAGACCTCTGGAGCAGCAAATAAGTAAaccattgcatcatctgtggtcTTCATTGTGAAGCTTCGTCCTAACCAGAGGCTCCCCCCTCTGTGTAACCCCATCCCCAtcttgctctccctctttccattcAAGTATTGATTGCTTTGCAGACTCCTATGCTTTTAGATATAATTATTAAGCAGCTAGCTACCACTCTTCATatcaaggagagggagacagggaggagaaaagTCTCTGCCCATGTACTGTAAATGCACACTGTACAGTTCAGAgatgctctgctctctctttctcataagCAGAAGGAACATCAGGCCTTGAATGACACAGCTTAATGGAGCATCTCTTCAATACACCTATTGAAACTGCCAATGCATGATACTTATATACATAtgtctgtgtatatacagt from Oncorhynchus tshawytscha isolate Ot180627B linkage group LG22, Otsh_v2.0, whole genome shotgun sequence carries:
- the LOC112222041 gene encoding plasma membrane calcium-transporting ATPase 3 isoform X5, which gives rise to MGDLANSSVEFKPKKRGSGGGTEVNHAGDFGATLEDLRDLMELRGAEAIQKIQENYTDTEGLCQRLKTSPADGLSDNPSDLEKRGQVFGQNFIPPKKAKSFLELVWEALQDVTLIILEIAAIISLALSFYQPPGEESEACGNVASGAEDEGEAEAGWIEGAAILLSVVCVVLVTAFNDWSKEKQFRGLQSRIEQEQRFAVVRNGTVIQIPVAEMVVGDVAQIKYGDLLPADGILIQGNDLKIDESSLTGESDHVKKSVDKDPMLLSGTHVMEGSGKMLVTAVGINSQTGIIFTLLGAGEGEGEDEKKDKKEGNNTPAVEAKQISITNGKQDGTLENNQNKAKKQDEAVAMEMQPLKSAEGGEVEAEKKKGNVPKKEKSVLQGKLTKLAVQIGKAGLVMSAITVIILVMYFVIETFVVQGREWLTECTPVYVQYFVKFFIIGVTVLVVAVPEGLPLAVTISLAYSVKKMMKDNNLVRHLDACETMGNATAICSDKTGTLTTNRMTVVQAYAGDQHFHKVPHPDQMNPKVLDTLVNAIAVNSAYTSKIMPPDKEGGLPKQVGNKTECALLGFILDLKRDYAPVREQIPEEKLYKVYTFNSVRKSMSTVVQLPDGSFRLYSKGASEILLKKCSSIMAGGGDPRGFRPRDRDEMVKKVIEPMACDGLRTICVAYKDLPASPEPDWENEAGIVSDLICITVVGIEDPVRPEVPDAIKKCQRAGITVRMVTGDNINTARAIAAKCGIIQPGDDFLCIDGKEFNRRIRNEKGEVEQERIDKVWPKLRVLARSSPTDKHTLVKGIIDSTVLEQRQVVAVTGDGTNDGPALKKADVGFAMGIAGTDVAKEASDIILTDDNFSSIVKAVMWGRNVYDSISKFLQFQLTVNVVAVIVAFTGACITQDSPLKAVQMLWVNLIMDTFASLALATEPPTESLLLRKPYGRNNPLISRTMMKNILGHAIYQLTIIFTLLFAGEKIFNIDSGRNAPLHSPPSEHYTIIFNTFVLMQLFNEINARKIHGERNVFDGIFHNPIFCSIVLGTFLMQFVIVQFGGKPFSCTPLNVEQWLWCLLVGVGELLWGQLITTVPTSRLPCLKEAGHALGKEEMIDDDMADDEQEIDHAERELRRGQILWFRGLNRIQTQMEVVSTFKRSGSFQGAARRRSSVLSQLHDVTNISTPTHVVLSTANATGAPGNPSGESIP